Within the Planctomycetia bacterium genome, the region CAAGTGCAATCAGGATTCCTTGCAACTCACGCCGCGCCCGATTGAGCCGCGACGCCACTGTGCCAGCGGGAATTCCCAAGGCCTCGCCAATTGCCTCGTAACCGAGATGTTCGATCTCCCGCAACAGGAAAATGCTGCGCAGATCGGGATCCAGTTGCAAAAGCGCCATTTCCAGCAGGTCGCTCGCATCCGTCGACCGTTCCTGCCCAGGCTCGTGGTCCATTACGTCAACACAAAGCGAATACGCCGGCCGACGAGCCCGCCGCCGACGAAGTTGGAAACATTCGTTCAACACGATGCGGAATAACCAAGTTTCAAAGCGACTCTGACCTGCGAATTGAGTAATGTTGCGAAAGACTTGGAGGAATGTCTGCTGACTCACGTCGGCTGCATCGTCCGGCCCGATCATCCGGTAGGCAAGTCGATACACACGCTCACGGCAAGCATCATATAGCCGCCTTTGCCCCTGCCGATCGCCGCCTTGCGCTGTGCGGATCACCTCCTCCGCTGGCGGCCAACCAGAATCAAGTGCGCTCGATTGAGCAGTTTCGCTCAGGTTTGGATGCTCGTTCGGCCACATTTCTTCACTCGTTACCGAGCCTTGGGACAGTTTCGCACACCTGCGGTCAATCTTCGAATGGCTCTGTGGGAATAAGCATGTCTTTGCAGGCTACGGACTATTCGTCCTTGGCGGACCGGCATTGTCGTTCCTTCCCATGATAGGCATGGGAGTCAGTCTTGCGAACGTTAAAACACCGACGAAATGGGCACTGCTTGTCGCTTTTCACTGCCTTCGTGAAGAAGAGGCTCACCACCGGCATCAAAGTAGGGGCGGGTTATTCCGCACCGTTGCGTCGTGAGCCGGTATTTAGGCGCATTTACGCGCGTCGCGTTTCACCAGGTGTAATGCCCGTCACCGGCATGGCAATTACTACCGCGTTGAGTCCGTCTCTTGTCGTGTTCACAAGTGGCAGATTCTCGCAAACATCAAAGGAGAAGCCAGATGTACAAGCTGTTCGTTTTCACCATCGTTGGATTTGCTGTCGCACTTGCGACTACGCCTGCGTCCGCACAACAATCGGATGCGACGTCGAAGATGCGGGGCGAATACAACTTCCGCAGCGGTTCAGCCAATCGCTCGATGCGCAACGCTCGCGAGTATTCCCACGCCTACCGTGAGTATGTCCGTACTCCAGAAGTCGAGAAGGTCGAACCGGAGGTGGCAAAGGAAACTGCGGACGCCATCGAGCAATACATCGTCAAGTCGCAGAAGCATATGGCCTGGATGCGAAAGCATGCCGCCGGGAACAAGGCGACGGTGGCCTCGTTGGACTTGATTGACAAGAATCTGGAAGAAGCCGAGAAGTCGCACAAGGAACTGCATGAAATGTGCGAGAAGGCCGAAATCGACGGCAAGGGCTCGACAACTTGCTGCGAGCGGATCGATGAGTCGTTGAGCGTGGCCATCGCCGAGCACGACAAGTTGATGAAACGACTGGGATTGGACAAGCCCAAACCCAAGAAGCAATAGACTGGCTGACGGCAGACCGTGGCCGGCGTCACATTGCTGCCGCTGGTCACGGTCCGTATTGACGCACGATGGTGATGGGGCACTGCAGTCGTCGATCCCGAAGGTATCAGCCGGGCTGGAGCGACAGGTCAAACGCACAGCTGCCTCCCGTACAAGGCCCACGGCGACATTCTGGAATGCGTTTGGTCGACAGTGCTCGGCAAGTACTTGGAGCCTCCAATATCTCGCCTAAGCTGGTTCCTCCGATGGAACCAGGCTCAACCGGGTTTCCATGTAACCACAATAGAGCACTGGCACGACGAAGAGTGATACGAGTTCGATAAACATTCCGAAGAATACCGGCAACGCCATGGCACGCGCTACATCTGCCCCGCGGCCGGTGGCGAGCATGACGGGGAGCAGCGCAGCGAAGGTGGTGAAGGCAGTCATCAGGCACGGCCGGATGCGCCGGCGACCGGCCTCGACGGTCGCTTCGCGGACATCTTGTACCGTCCGCATCGGCCGGCGAGTGAAGAGTTGCTCCATGTAAGTGGCGATGACGACGCCGTCGTCCTCGGCGATGCCGATGAGTGCGATCAGGCCAACCCAAATAGCGGTGTTCATCTCCATGCCGGCGAGCCCAAGTCCGATCATGCCGCCGAAGAAGGCGATCGGAATCTGTGAGAAGATAATCAGCGCTAGCGGCAGATTCCGGAAGTTCAAATAGATGATCAGCAAATCCACCACGATGACGATCGGGATAATGATCAACAAGCGGCGATTCGCCTCAATCTGATTTTGAAAGGAACCGACCGCTAAGAGCGAGTAACCCGTCGGCAGTTTGAGCGATCCATCGTTCTGCGCCGTGCGTAGTTGGCTCTCCACGGCTTCGACCGTCTCCAGGTCGCCAACCATGCCTGAAGGGGCGAAGGCGACGTGAGCGACGAGTCGCGCGTCTTCGCTGCTGATCATGCCGGGTCCCCAGGTCGTCGTCATCTTCGCAAGGTCTTCGAGCGGCACGACCTCACCCGTTTCCGTGACGACGGGCAGGCGTCCGAGTTTGTCAATCTGATCGCGCAAGTCACGTTGGTAGCGAATTCGAACGGGATAGCGTTCGCGTCCTTCCACGGTTTGGGTCAGATTCATGCCACCGAGCGCGGTTTCGATGATCTGGTTGACGGCCATTGTCGACATGCCGTAGCGAG harbors:
- a CDS encoding RNA polymerase sigma factor, with the protein product MWPNEHPNLSETAQSSALDSGWPPAEEVIRTAQGGDRQGQRRLYDACRERVYRLAYRMIGPDDAADVSQQTFLQVFRNITQFAGQSRFETWLFRIVLNECFQLRRRRARRPAYSLCVDVMDHEPGQERSTDASDLLEMALLQLDPDLRSIFLLREIEHLGYEAIGEALGIPAGTVASRLNRARRELQGILIALGWEP